One genomic region from Stutzerimonas decontaminans encodes:
- the rbfA gene encoding 30S ribosome-binding factor RbfA, with translation MAKEFSRTQRIGDQMQRELALLIQREIKDPRLGLVTITAVDVSRDLSHAKIFITIMGQDDDQEAVKGNLRILNDAAGFLRMQLGKSMKLRTVPQLHFNYDASIRRGVELSSLIERAVAEDRKHSDERGE, from the coding sequence ATGGCCAAAGAATTCAGTCGTACCCAGCGTATCGGCGATCAGATGCAGCGCGAACTGGCGTTGCTCATTCAGCGTGAGATCAAGGATCCGCGTCTGGGCCTGGTCACCATCACCGCTGTCGACGTCAGTCGCGATCTGTCCCACGCAAAGATCTTCATCACGATCATGGGGCAGGACGACGATCAGGAAGCGGTCAAAGGTAACCTGCGCATCCTCAACGACGCTGCCGGCTTCCTGCGCATGCAGCTCGGCAAGAGCATGAAGCTACGTACTGTTCCGCAACTGCATTTCAACTACGACGCAAGCATTCGTCGCGGGGTCGAGTTGAGCTCGCTGATCGAGCGCGCAGTGGCCGAAGATCGCAAGCACAGCGACGAGCGCGGAGAGTAA
- the truB gene encoding tRNA pseudouridine(55) synthase TruB, giving the protein MAQVKRVRRNVSGIILLDKPRGFTSNAALQKVRWLLNAEKAGHTGSLDPLATGVLPLCFGEATKFSQYLLDADKAYETVMQLGVTTTTADAEGEVLERKPVAVTIEQLEALLPQFRGDILQVPPMYSALKRDGQPLYKLARAGEVVEREPRSVNIARLELLSLDGDKARLAVACSKGTYIRTLVEDIGHLLGCGAHVAELRRTQAGPFDLSQTVTLETLEQLHGEGGAEALDGLLQPVDSGLEHWPLLQLSEHSAYYWLHGQPVRAPEAPKYGMVRVQDNNGRFIGIGEVSEDGRIAPRRLIRSE; this is encoded by the coding sequence GTGGCCCAGGTCAAGCGTGTACGCCGTAACGTCAGCGGCATCATCCTGCTCGACAAGCCGCGCGGGTTCACCTCCAACGCTGCACTGCAGAAGGTTCGCTGGCTGCTGAATGCAGAGAAAGCAGGGCATACCGGAAGTCTCGATCCGCTCGCCACAGGTGTGTTGCCGTTGTGTTTTGGCGAGGCGACCAAGTTCTCGCAATACCTGCTGGACGCCGACAAGGCTTACGAAACGGTCATGCAGCTGGGCGTCACCACGACCACTGCCGATGCCGAGGGCGAGGTTCTGGAGCGCAAGCCGGTGGCGGTCACCATCGAGCAGTTGGAAGCGCTGTTGCCGCAGTTTCGTGGCGACATCCTGCAGGTGCCGCCGATGTATTCGGCACTCAAACGCGACGGTCAGCCGCTATACAAATTAGCGCGTGCCGGAGAAGTGGTGGAGCGCGAGCCGCGTTCTGTTAACATTGCGCGCCTGGAGTTGCTATCGCTCGATGGCGACAAGGCGCGACTGGCTGTGGCATGCAGCAAAGGCACCTATATCCGTACCCTGGTCGAAGACATTGGCCACTTGCTCGGCTGTGGTGCGCATGTCGCCGAGCTTCGGCGAACCCAAGCCGGTCCGTTCGACCTGTCGCAGACAGTGACGCTCGAAACATTGGAGCAGTTGCATGGCGAGGGCGGCGCCGAGGCGCTGGATGGTCTCTTGCAGCCGGTGGATAGCGGGCTTGAGCATTGGCCGTTATTGCAGTTGTCCGAGCACAGTGCCTACTACTGGCTGCATGGACAACCGGTGCGGGCACCGGAGGCACCGAAGTACGGCATGGTTCGCGTACAGGATAACAATGGTCGCTTCATCGGCATCGGTGAAGTGAGCGAAGACGGGCGCATCGCGCCACGTCGGTTGATTCGGTCGGAATGA